The following are from one region of the Salicibibacter kimchii genome:
- the brxC gene encoding BREX system P-loop protein BrxC: MDIHTIESLFHKNINRDIQGVIKVDDAEESVFQELDEYVVTEELTQHFYDFFQAYSKSMNRQTDKMGVWISGFFGSGKSHFLKILSYLLDSDRSIDGMKPVDFFTEKVDHPELLSWMKQASDIPNDIVLFNVDSKSDAEGKQSREAIVKVFNKVFNEMRGFSGANPWLANLEETLEKNDQYERFKDTFHKQYGGAWEDHRDDIYYIEDYVVSTLEQVTEMSEDAARNWIRQGPDTYSISIESFAKRVNDYVKTREEGYRLIFLADEMGQYISANTNLMLNLQTVVEDLGKLTRGKVWVIVTSQQDIDSIKKNLQSNDFSKIQGRFDTRLSLSSANVDEVIQKRILAKTEGAAEGLRQRFYQNEAHLKNIFEFSDQTAEMRSFESADDYAAVYPFVPYQFNLLQRVFTAVREHGASGKHLAEGERSLLSAFKEAAIQYEYEDLNTLVPFSAFYATIDSFLENTVRSVIIQAEQDAKRENHPIQEQDVEVLKLLFLIRYVKQVPSTLDNITTLMIDRVDAERLDLKKSIQGSLNRLLSQYLIQSSGEEYLFLTNEEQDVNNEINRMDVATSEVVMKIGERIFTDIFPDRKYRYSPNYDFAFDTWMDERSQGSLNAEIGITILTPYYEGELTPEAVRFMSTQKNTVIVQLPEDISYFEEMEDILKIQRYLRNQAGQQQDPRFDEIRARKNREMNEKNERIGIFLEEAIAESTIVVHGAEQEMKTKRAAEKLREGLKTLIQTHYSKLGYVVHIHTVDDLKEIQQDTQLRLEGGGEDPNVQATEEILRYLDRFQQMQQVTLREIIDRYNKAPFGWKEPDILASLLRLLRDQELKLLLNQELLHIDDEQLIKNVTTRNMQDRVLAARRKRINHRLIKGTQEVLEDLFGVRSFPSDEDGLMKEAQRRFENELKEVQDLLKYYHKKHYPQKAVLEAGERLFTAVIQIRQAEDFYSFVDENEDEFLDYAEEVGRIKDFFKNQVEIYDSARDAIQVFENSRAYITDDSVKEIVDQMQNVTAQEKPYNQIQELPQLREQFNEQITDLLEHESAPVWEKVNSDWGAVKDVLDESPDAKEKLYRHWESLFENIKTRLERSNEFATIISLNEESQRSKLSALQEIDRFNNELIQKETERRKQVEKTTESPAADIPQPEQAAPKVKAVPQQKTITLAKKDLMKQHGMVTIKNQDDINEFLEEIRKELEKQLDEETIIRLM; this comes from the coding sequence ATGGATATTCATACCATTGAATCTTTATTTCACAAGAACATTAATCGTGATATTCAAGGGGTCATTAAAGTCGATGATGCCGAAGAAAGTGTCTTTCAAGAACTTGATGAGTACGTCGTTACAGAGGAATTAACTCAGCACTTTTATGATTTTTTTCAAGCCTACAGTAAAAGTATGAACCGGCAAACGGACAAAATGGGCGTATGGATATCAGGTTTTTTTGGATCCGGTAAATCACACTTCCTTAAAATCCTGTCGTATTTACTCGACAGCGATCGATCGATTGATGGAATGAAGCCCGTAGATTTTTTTACGGAAAAGGTGGATCACCCGGAACTATTATCTTGGATGAAACAGGCGAGTGACATTCCTAATGACATCGTGCTTTTTAATGTTGATTCTAAAAGTGATGCAGAAGGAAAGCAAAGCCGTGAAGCGATCGTAAAGGTTTTTAACAAAGTGTTTAATGAAATGCGAGGGTTTTCAGGCGCGAACCCCTGGCTTGCTAATTTGGAAGAAACGTTGGAGAAAAATGATCAATATGAAAGGTTTAAAGACACGTTTCACAAACAATACGGAGGCGCTTGGGAAGATCATCGAGATGATATCTATTATATCGAGGATTACGTCGTCTCCACTCTTGAACAAGTAACGGAGATGAGTGAGGATGCTGCCCGAAATTGGATTCGTCAAGGACCTGATACGTATTCCATTAGCATTGAATCATTTGCCAAGCGTGTCAATGATTATGTAAAAACGCGTGAAGAAGGTTACCGCTTGATCTTTCTAGCAGATGAAATGGGCCAATACATAAGCGCAAATACGAATCTCATGCTTAATTTGCAAACCGTCGTTGAGGATCTGGGCAAATTAACGCGTGGGAAAGTCTGGGTGATCGTTACTAGCCAACAAGATATTGATTCCATCAAGAAAAACTTGCAGAGCAATGACTTTTCAAAGATTCAAGGTCGATTTGACACGCGTTTAAGTTTATCAAGCGCAAACGTTGATGAAGTCATTCAGAAACGAATTTTGGCAAAGACAGAGGGGGCAGCTGAAGGGCTACGTCAACGTTTTTATCAAAATGAAGCTCACTTGAAAAATATTTTTGAGTTCAGTGATCAAACGGCAGAGATGCGCAGTTTCGAATCTGCGGATGATTATGCTGCTGTGTATCCGTTTGTCCCCTATCAATTTAACCTCCTGCAACGGGTGTTTACAGCTGTTCGTGAACACGGAGCGAGCGGGAAGCATTTGGCAGAGGGTGAGCGATCGTTACTCAGCGCGTTTAAAGAGGCGGCGATTCAATATGAATATGAAGATTTGAATACACTCGTCCCATTTAGTGCTTTTTATGCAACGATTGATTCATTCCTGGAAAACACGGTTCGCAGTGTCATTATCCAAGCGGAGCAGGATGCCAAGCGTGAGAATCATCCGATTCAGGAACAAGACGTGGAAGTCTTGAAACTGCTTTTTCTGATTCGTTACGTTAAGCAGGTGCCATCGACATTGGATAATATTACGACTTTAATGATTGATCGTGTAGATGCTGAACGTTTAGATTTGAAAAAATCAATACAAGGCTCTCTCAATCGTCTACTTTCGCAGTATCTCATTCAAAGTAGTGGCGAAGAATATCTTTTCCTTACGAACGAAGAACAAGATGTAAATAATGAAATTAATCGCATGGACGTAGCAACATCCGAAGTCGTGATGAAAATTGGCGAGCGAATCTTTACAGACATCTTTCCGGATCGAAAATACCGCTACAGCCCCAATTATGATTTTGCATTTGATACATGGATGGATGAACGGAGCCAGGGCTCTTTAAATGCAGAAATTGGCATTACCATTTTAACGCCATACTATGAAGGTGAATTGACACCTGAAGCGGTACGCTTTATGTCGACACAAAAGAATACCGTGATTGTGCAGTTACCAGAGGACATCTCTTATTTTGAAGAGATGGAAGATATTTTAAAAATCCAGCGCTATCTGCGCAATCAAGCAGGACAGCAACAAGACCCACGCTTTGATGAAATTCGCGCCCGTAAAAACCGCGAAATGAATGAAAAAAATGAGCGCATAGGCATTTTTTTGGAAGAAGCGATTGCCGAATCGACGATTGTCGTTCATGGCGCTGAACAGGAAATGAAGACAAAGCGAGCAGCGGAAAAACTGCGGGAAGGGTTAAAAACCCTTATTCAAACCCATTACAGCAAATTAGGTTATGTCGTGCATATCCATACGGTAGATGACCTCAAAGAGATTCAGCAGGACACCCAACTTCGTCTTGAAGGCGGGGGCGAAGATCCGAATGTTCAGGCGACAGAAGAGATCCTCCGCTACCTGGACCGCTTTCAACAGATGCAACAGGTAACCCTTCGTGAAATCATTGATCGCTATAACAAAGCACCGTTTGGCTGGAAAGAACCGGATATCCTTGCAAGTTTACTACGCTTATTACGTGATCAGGAATTAAAGCTGTTGTTAAACCAAGAGCTACTCCACATCGATGATGAGCAACTAATCAAAAATGTGACGACTCGAAATATGCAAGACCGCGTTCTAGCCGCGCGCAGAAAACGGATTAACCACCGCTTGATTAAAGGAACACAAGAAGTCCTCGAGGATCTATTTGGCGTTCGTTCCTTCCCCTCAGATGAAGATGGCTTGATGAAAGAAGCGCAAAGGCGTTTTGAAAATGAATTAAAAGAAGTTCAGGATTTACTTAAGTACTATCATAAAAAACACTACCCGCAAAAAGCTGTCCTGGAAGCCGGTGAGCGTTTGTTTACGGCTGTCATTCAGATTCGCCAAGCCGAAGACTTTTATTCATTTGTTGACGAGAATGAAGACGAATTCCTGGACTATGCCGAGGAAGTGGGCAGGATTAAAGATTTCTTTAAAAATCAAGTTGAGATCTATGACTCTGCTCGTGATGCGATTCAAGTCTTTGAAAATAGCAGAGCGTATATCACCGATGATTCTGTCAAAGAAATTGTCGATCAAATGCAAAACGTCACTGCACAAGAGAAGCCATATAATCAAATTCAGGAGCTTCCACAGCTTCGCGAACAATTTAATGAGCAGATCACTGATTTGTTGGAACACGAAAGCGCCCCTGTTTGGGAAAAAGTGAATTCGGATTGGGGAGCTGTCAAAGATGTACTCGATGAGTCCCCAGATGCGAAAGAAAAACTATATCGCCATTGGGAAAGTCTGTTTGAAAATATCAAAACACGCTTGGAACGCTCCAATGAATTTGCGACGATCATTTCACTAAATGAAGAAAGTCAGCGCAGCAAATTAAGCGCCCTGCAAGAGATTGACCGGTTCAATAATGAGCTCATTCAAAAAGAAACAGAAAGAAGAAAACAAGTAGAAAAAACAACAGAAAGCCCTGCTGCTGACATTCCGCAACCAGAACAAGCAGCACCTAAAGTAAAAGCTGTTCCACAGCAAAAAACGATAACGCTTGCGAAAAAAGACTTGATGAAACAGCACGGCATGGTCACGATTAAAAATCAAGACGATATCAACGAATTTCTTGAAGAAATACGTAAAGAGCTAGAGAAACAGCTCGATGAAGAGACGATCATTCGATTAATGTAA
- a CDS encoding DUF1788 domain-containing protein yields the protein MTLLINERFDELTEALQHPNFGRPSGKGNEIGFHIFDYDPKDEWLVRDHVQWIKDRFSLPIKEFDLWEVTIDILKSKGFLEKTFEIEKRDGSERVYAAIKSTLRLATKEDLIRKYVSDRIQPEDIVFITGIGRVYPLVRAHTVLNNLQGALEQNTLVMFYPGTYNGGTLQLFNTLLDDNYYRAFQIVER from the coding sequence ATGACCCTTCTGATTAATGAACGTTTTGATGAATTAACAGAAGCACTTCAACATCCTAACTTCGGAAGACCATCTGGAAAGGGTAATGAAATTGGTTTCCATATTTTTGATTATGACCCGAAAGATGAATGGCTCGTCCGTGATCATGTGCAGTGGATAAAGGATCGTTTTTCGCTTCCTATTAAGGAATTTGATCTATGGGAAGTGACAATCGATATCCTTAAAAGCAAAGGGTTTCTCGAAAAAACATTCGAAATCGAAAAGCGCGATGGAAGTGAACGAGTGTATGCTGCGATTAAAAGCACGTTGCGACTAGCCACAAAGGAAGATTTAATCCGTAAGTATGTGAGTGATCGCATTCAACCAGAAGATATTGTTTTCATCACTGGGATAGGGCGAGTGTATCCATTGGTGCGTGCGCATACAGTTTTGAATAACTTGCAAGGCGCTTTAGAGCAAAATACACTCGTGATGTTTTATCCAGGTACCTACAATGGCGGGACATTACAATTGTTTAATACATTGTTGGACGATAACTATTACCGGGCGTTTCAAATTGTAGAACGATAG
- a CDS encoding DUF1819 family protein, whose translation MPELNMYRTVLNTRPLLFEETRIVAQEMLAEKTKEETLEEIIDENLFQQRSEKRIISFYHEIWKRLENADAYYLTTIANGDRNQAKIVLFILILKQDRLFFEFMNEVWLDKFQRGDFQLTAFDIRSFFAQKTEQSEQVARWTEPTLKRLQTAYTSILYQVGFTIKKGLPTELVAPLLTPQLDEFVKMHENNHIATIVRGGIAP comes from the coding sequence GTGCCTGAATTAAACATGTATCGCACCGTTCTAAATACTCGGCCACTTTTGTTTGAAGAAACGAGAATTGTAGCCCAAGAAATGTTAGCGGAGAAAACGAAAGAAGAGACGTTAGAGGAAATCATTGATGAGAATTTATTTCAGCAGCGATCGGAGAAAAGAATCATCTCATTCTACCATGAAATATGGAAACGCCTAGAGAATGCCGACGCTTATTACTTAACTACGATAGCAAATGGAGACCGTAATCAAGCTAAAATCGTGTTGTTCATCTTAATCCTTAAGCAAGATCGTCTCTTTTTTGAGTTTATGAATGAGGTCTGGCTGGATAAGTTTCAGCGTGGTGACTTTCAGCTAACAGCATTTGACATTCGTAGTTTTTTTGCACAAAAAACGGAACAAAGTGAACAAGTCGCGCGTTGGACAGAGCCCACCCTTAAACGTTTACAAACAGCGTATACTTCCATCCTCTATCAAGTCGGGTTTACTATTAAGAAAGGACTTCCGACTGAATTGGTGGCACCACTTCTTACACCTCAGCTGGATGAATTTGTGAAAATGCATGAAAACAATCACATTGCAACCATTGTACGAGGGGGGATTGCTCCATGA
- a CDS encoding DEAD/DEAH box helicase: MLTTFDLLAPFVKKKIWEQQWKHFTPVQEKAIPAILNTDKDVIISSATASGKTEAAFLPILSKVVNTAPDKLKILYISPLKALINDQFERITDICESSYIPIHRWHGDVSGYKKKAMLKQTAGILQITPESMESLFINRTNELANLFHDVEFVIIDEIHAFINEARGVHLRSLLSRMEAYTTQRPRIIGLSATIDNFDLVKQWTRPGDPDQVEVIKSEAEEKKLLYHLLHVQQDGPKKPIELLQDMRELTRNQKALIFCNNRGSVEEITYFLNRLAKRENHPESYFAHHSSIDKSEREFVEKSVAATKMPKSIVATSSLELGIDIGSIDLVIQLDNTFSVSSLKQRLGRSGRKADSHQMLQLYTTDEDSLLQSLAVMELNLEGWIEPAEGYALPYDILFQQIISICAETNGITEENLITAIKRNQIFFSFNREQVQTLLEKMIEDDILEQIRGTHELIVGLEGERILRGRDFYGVFISPQEFEVIHGSQNIGTLDQSQNLIQGDNFILAGKLWTITEINEDTNKIHVTPAVDGNPPRYISGGGKMHPKIGEKISTILYGNETFAYVDRNAQAMLDDQRHKYHEAKLTEYQRPLWIQNNGWVLETFSGTKITRTLAWMLKTIGAGVTRVGDYNIEGSSTTDIADKWQELKEVEWQAYDLFAVTNYREIFMSKYSRYLPESSYHHMHEAHEVDLAGALDFLRNTEIKVIHQTIGEEEPSQ; encoded by the coding sequence GTGCTGACTACATTTGATTTACTCGCTCCATTTGTAAAAAAGAAAATTTGGGAGCAGCAATGGAAGCATTTTACCCCTGTGCAAGAAAAAGCCATCCCGGCGATTTTAAATACTGATAAAGACGTTATTATTTCATCAGCTACTGCTTCGGGAAAAACGGAAGCCGCTTTTTTGCCGATCTTATCGAAGGTTGTGAATACAGCTCCGGATAAACTTAAAATACTGTATATTTCTCCCTTAAAAGCATTGATCAATGATCAATTTGAACGAATTACCGACATCTGCGAAAGTTCCTACATCCCCATTCATCGCTGGCACGGGGATGTATCGGGTTATAAAAAGAAAGCGATGTTAAAGCAAACGGCGGGCATTTTGCAAATCACTCCTGAATCCATGGAAAGTCTGTTTATTAATCGCACGAATGAACTTGCAAATCTATTTCACGACGTTGAATTTGTCATTATCGATGAAATTCATGCTTTTATTAATGAAGCGCGCGGCGTTCATTTGCGATCATTGTTGTCACGGATGGAAGCTTATACAACCCAGAGGCCACGCATCATCGGTTTATCGGCGACCATTGATAATTTTGACTTGGTCAAACAATGGACACGTCCAGGTGACCCAGACCAAGTGGAGGTGATAAAATCCGAAGCGGAGGAAAAGAAATTACTGTATCATTTGTTGCATGTCCAACAAGATGGCCCCAAAAAACCAATAGAGTTACTGCAGGATATGCGAGAATTGACGAGAAACCAAAAGGCTTTAATTTTTTGCAATAACAGGGGGAGCGTCGAAGAAATTACATATTTTCTCAACAGGCTTGCGAAAAGAGAAAACCACCCAGAAAGTTATTTTGCTCATCACTCTTCCATTGATAAAAGTGAACGTGAATTTGTGGAAAAAAGTGTTGCTGCAACAAAGATGCCCAAGAGCATTGTTGCCACAAGCTCATTGGAGTTGGGTATTGATATCGGATCGATTGATCTCGTTATTCAGCTTGATAACACCTTCTCGGTTTCTTCATTAAAACAACGGTTGGGACGATCCGGTAGAAAAGCCGATAGCCATCAAATGCTGCAACTCTATACAACCGACGAAGATAGTTTATTGCAGTCCTTGGCTGTGATGGAACTTAATCTGGAAGGATGGATTGAGCCTGCAGAAGGGTATGCGCTCCCTTATGATATCCTTTTCCAGCAAATTATCTCAATTTGTGCCGAAACGAACGGCATCACCGAAGAAAACTTAATCACGGCCATTAAAAGAAATCAAATCTTTTTTTCGTTTAACAGGGAACAGGTCCAAACACTTTTGGAAAAAATGATTGAAGATGACATCCTAGAGCAGATACGAGGCACTCATGAATTAATCGTTGGTCTCGAAGGCGAGCGTATCCTTCGCGGTAGAGATTTTTATGGTGTGTTTATTTCTCCACAAGAATTTGAAGTAATACATGGTTCCCAAAATATTGGCACACTGGATCAATCGCAGAATTTAATTCAAGGCGATAATTTTATCCTGGCGGGAAAACTATGGACCATTACGGAAATCAATGAGGATACCAATAAAATCCATGTGACACCCGCGGTAGACGGAAACCCTCCCCGATACATCAGTGGTGGAGGCAAAATGCATCCTAAGATCGGAGAGAAGATATCCACCATATTATATGGGAACGAAACCTTTGCATATGTAGATCGAAATGCCCAAGCTATGCTAGATGATCAAAGGCATAAGTATCACGAAGCGAAGCTTACTGAGTATCAGCGGCCATTATGGATTCAGAATAATGGGTGGGTACTGGAGACATTTTCAGGCACAAAGATTACTCGGACATTAGCATGGATGTTGAAAACCATCGGCGCTGGGGTTACAAGGGTTGGAGACTACAATATAGAGGGGTCGTCAACGACAGACATTGCAGACAAATGGCAAGAATTGAAGGAAGTTGAGTGGCAAGCATATGACTTGTTTGCTGTAACGAACTATCGGGAAATTTTCATGTCAAAATATAGTCGATATCTGCCGGAGTCTTCATATCACCATATGCATGAAGCCCATGAAGTTGACCTGGCAGGGGCGTTAGATTTTCTACGAAATACGGAAATCAAAGTCATTCATCAAACAATCGGAGAGGAGGAACCCAGCCAATGA